DNA sequence from the Pungitius pungitius chromosome 3, fPunPun2.1, whole genome shotgun sequence genome:
CgactaaactgttttttttgttttttttgtttgtcaggtCCGACAACAAGGTGGCGGTGAACTTCATCAACCGAGACGGGGAGCAGATCACAGTGAAGGGGTCGCCTGGAGACTCGCTGCTGGATATTGTCATCAATGAAGACCTCGACTTTGATGGCTTTGGTGTGTAAGCGCACACGCGTTGCTGTTTTCGATGTGGGAAATAGTAACTTTGCGGGCAACTTTTGCcatcaatttaaaaagaaaaatggcagCATTCACAAAATGTTGGGGGCACTTTTAAGAAAATTGTAATTTGTGCGTAAAGTGTTTTGATTTGGAagtgaaatataaataatatggctttattttagctttttaaagttttagtATGTGTGCTCTACCCTTCCATACAAACCAGAAACCCACTCAAACTTCACTGTATTGTGCTGAACTTTTGTGACCCAGACATAAAATATTGGCGTGTGGTTATTTTGCCGTTTTATTGATATACAGTAACAGTGAGAATCGTGGCGATGAACTAGCTGTGTGCAACTGAGCTAATTCTCATCCAGCAGATGAAGTAAGTTTGTGTTTGGTTTCAGGGGCGTGCGAGGGAACTTTGGCGTGCTCCACGTGTCATCTAATCTTCGACGAGGAGACCTACAAGAGCCTGGGCCCGGTCACAGATGAGGAGATGGACATGCTCGACTTAGCGTACGGCCTCACTGACACGTAAGGATCGAACATGTGCTGATAGAAATAATGAGATTTGACGATGCAATTTTGGACAACGCATGTCAAGTGTATTTTTAATAGGGCGGTTTAACAAACTGCACAATAATGCAGATAGGATTGTTATATTGGGCGTGATGACATTACTAAGAGTTCATTGCTGAG
Encoded proteins:
- the fdx1 gene encoding adrenodoxin; the encoded protein is MAFVTALRRLSLAGLRECSRRTAAVTSGARLTGRRSFTGGTQPLRSDNKVAVNFINRDGEQITVKGSPGDSLLDIVINEDLDFDGFGACEGTLACSTCHLIFDEETYKSLGPVTDEEMDMLDLAYGLTDTSRLGCQICLTKSLEGVVARVPESVADIRQSKDGSS